One window of Dyadobacter sandarakinus genomic DNA carries:
- the gldG gene encoding gliding motility-associated ABC transporter substrate-binding protein GldG — translation MKHPVLRILVLIIIFAGLNWLASQFFLRLDLTADKRYSISDATISLLSNLDKDIVVNVYLSGEFPPGFERLENATQETLEEFRTYASGHLTVNYSDPSDAASEEQRQKQYMNLIDRGLTPTNVFANEDGKRTEKIIFPGVIVQADTLSVPVQLLKGNRSSTPEEQLNQSYEGVEFEIASAIRLLSNQQRKKVGLVVSHTKVPPARLSDLIATIQQRYDVFLDMNNPESYQGLDALLILKPDSAFSENDKFKLDQYVVHGGNAIFLLDGAKVDSVSQEGSYAQPLDIGLSDLLFRWGVRINTNLVKDLTCAEILLNVGNSGDKPEIQAIPWRFFPLLNNFGPHPVTRNINAVYTRFLSSIDTVGGTQGIRKTPLLSSSPYTQLVNAPALVGYNEARKDPDPQEYRSGVKLAGILLEGTFNSLFANRILPNDPRAAKFRETGAQGKVIICSDGDIAINDFDYRRNAPLPLGYDRVSKQTYGNKDFIMNAIDYMTDANGLINSRSKEITIRPLDKIEVRESRRFWQALNLLLPLVFIGIFGAARHYIRIRKFA, via the coding sequence ATGAAGCACCCTGTTCTCCGGATTTTAGTACTCATCATCATCTTTGCAGGCTTAAACTGGCTTGCTTCACAGTTTTTTCTGCGCCTGGACCTGACTGCTGATAAACGGTATAGCATTTCTGACGCTACCATCAGCCTTCTCAGCAACCTTGACAAGGATATAGTCGTTAACGTATATCTCTCAGGTGAATTTCCGCCCGGATTTGAAAGACTGGAAAACGCGACCCAGGAAACACTGGAAGAATTCAGGACCTATGCCAGTGGTCACCTGACCGTCAATTACTCCGACCCTTCTGATGCTGCCAGTGAGGAGCAGCGGCAAAAGCAGTACATGAACCTCATTGATCGCGGACTTACTCCCACCAATGTATTTGCAAACGAAGACGGAAAACGTACCGAAAAAATCATTTTTCCGGGTGTTATCGTACAGGCGGATACCCTTTCCGTACCGGTCCAGCTTTTAAAAGGAAACAGAAGTTCAACGCCGGAAGAGCAGCTAAACCAGTCGTATGAAGGCGTTGAATTTGAAATTGCATCTGCAATACGTCTTTTATCCAATCAGCAGCGCAAAAAAGTAGGCCTTGTTGTAAGTCATACCAAAGTACCGCCAGCCCGCCTCAGTGATCTGATTGCGACAATTCAGCAGCGATACGACGTATTCCTGGACATGAATAATCCCGAATCGTACCAGGGTCTGGATGCTTTGCTGATTCTTAAACCGGATAGCGCATTTTCCGAAAACGACAAGTTTAAGCTGGATCAATATGTAGTCCATGGAGGAAATGCAATTTTCCTGCTCGACGGTGCCAAAGTGGACAGTGTAAGCCAGGAAGGAAGCTATGCTCAGCCACTCGATATCGGTCTTTCCGATTTGCTTTTCAGATGGGGTGTTCGTATCAATACCAATCTTGTAAAAGATCTTACCTGTGCCGAAATCCTGCTGAACGTAGGGAACAGCGGCGACAAGCCCGAAATACAGGCTATTCCCTGGCGGTTTTTTCCATTGCTCAATAACTTTGGTCCACACCCGGTAACACGCAATATCAATGCGGTATATACGCGCTTTTTAAGCTCTATTGATACAGTAGGCGGTACTCAGGGCATCCGCAAAACTCCCCTGCTTTCCTCATCTCCCTACACGCAGCTGGTAAATGCGCCTGCACTGGTCGGCTACAATGAGGCCCGGAAAGATCCCGATCCTCAGGAATATCGTAGTGGAGTGAAGCTGGCCGGTATACTGCTAGAAGGTACATTTAACTCCCTGTTTGCCAACCGCATACTTCCGAATGATCCGAGAGCGGCAAAATTCAGGGAAACAGGAGCTCAGGGAAAGGTTATTATATGTTCCGATGGTGATATTGCAATCAATGATTTTGACTATCGCCGCAATGCCCCGCTGCCCTTGGGTTATGACCGCGTGTCAAAGCAGACTTATGGTAATAAGGACTTCATCATGAATGCAATTGATTATATGACCGATGCAAACGGACTCATCAATTCCAGGAGCAAGGAAATTACGATCAGACCGCTGGACAAGATTGAAGTACGTGAAAGCCGGAGGTTCTGGCAGGCACTTAACCTGTTGCTTCCCCTGGTATTTATAGGAATTTTTGGTGCCGCGAGACATTACATACGCATCCGAAAATTCGCCTGA
- a CDS encoding 3-keto-disaccharide hydrolase yields the protein MNYKILALLLLFTLPAFAQKAVDKEDWISLFNGKDLTGWDIKIAGHKVNDNHKNTFIAEDGMIRVNYKEYDKFTDEYGHMYYHKPYSHYKIRLQYRFTGNQVPGGASWNVRNSGIMLHSQSAASLGLDQDFPISLEMQYLGGLNAGERNTGNLCTPGTIVDINGKLAEEHCSNSASKTYNGDQWVHAEAIVLGDSIVYHLIEGDTVLVYTNPRIGGGYVGANHTFKDGKVGNEAEWIKKDNTPLGSGYIALQAESHPIDFKDIQLLNLKGCMDKKASNYKSYYIEPDKSSCLYKK from the coding sequence ATGAATTACAAAATACTGGCACTCCTTCTATTATTTACCCTTCCAGCTTTCGCCCAGAAAGCAGTTGATAAGGAAGACTGGATTTCGCTTTTTAATGGAAAAGACCTTACGGGCTGGGATATCAAAATTGCCGGGCATAAGGTGAATGATAACCACAAAAACACCTTTATCGCCGAAGACGGGATGATCCGGGTGAATTACAAAGAGTACGACAAGTTCACTGATGAATACGGCCATATGTACTATCATAAGCCATATTCACATTATAAGATCCGGCTGCAGTATCGTTTTACAGGCAATCAGGTTCCTGGTGGAGCCTCGTGGAATGTCCGAAATAGCGGCATCATGCTCCATTCGCAATCAGCTGCCAGTCTCGGCCTTGACCAGGATTTCCCGATTTCGCTGGAAATGCAGTACCTGGGTGGGCTGAATGCCGGAGAGCGTAATACGGGTAATCTTTGTACGCCGGGAACCATCGTCGATATTAATGGAAAACTGGCCGAGGAACATTGCAGTAATTCTGCTTCCAAAACTTACAATGGCGACCAGTGGGTGCATGCAGAGGCTATTGTGCTGGGCGATTCCATCGTGTATCACCTGATTGAAGGTGACACGGTCCTGGTTTATACCAATCCCCGCATTGGCGGCGGCTACGTAGGTGCCAATCATACTTTTAAAGATGGCAAGGTAGGCAACGAAGCAGAATGGATCAAAAAGGATAATACACCCCTGGGAAGCGGGTACATTGCATTACAAGCTGAAAGTCACCCGATCGATTTTAAAGACATCCAGCTTCTGAATCTGAAAGGATGCATGGACAAAAAAGCATCCAATTACAAATCGTACTACATTGAGCCGGATAAAAGCTCCTGTTTGTATAAAAAATGA
- a CDS encoding GxxExxY protein codes for MNLIYQQESYEIIGSCMEVHNELGHGFLEIVYKDALEYLFLQKFIYFEREKEYPVYFQGRLLKHKFWADFVVYDKIILELKCVKCLTEEHIAQTINYLKVSGSKLGLLVNFGRGKLEYKRLVL; via the coding sequence ATGAACCTGATCTATCAGCAGGAATCTTACGAGATTATCGGAAGTTGCATGGAGGTACACAATGAGCTTGGTCACGGCTTTTTGGAAATAGTCTACAAAGACGCGCTCGAATACCTGTTTTTGCAAAAGTTCATTTATTTTGAGCGTGAGAAAGAGTATCCGGTTTATTTCCAAGGTCGGTTGCTGAAGCACAAGTTCTGGGCTGATTTTGTGGTTTATGACAAGATCATTCTCGAACTAAAATGTGTGAAGTGTCTCACAGAGGAGCACATCGCCCAGACTATCAACTATCTCAAAGTTTCGGGAAGCAAACTGGGTTTACTGGTTAATTTCGGGAGGGGAAAGTTAGAATATAAACGCCTGGTACTTTGA
- the rnr gene encoding ribonuclease R has product MRNKKSETKKNSEKAQGTRTPHHIISYIDNLKAEIAVFFDLNSTHSFRPFDVHDHFGVEDKKVRQLFNEIIHELEESGRLVYNNDGSYSAGPNKPANQELSGRVDRVNKSFAFVIVEGREDDIYIDADLLGGAWDGDIVTIQPLTKSARGSRSGRDAGKGRTEGRVTGIVKEASAEIVGVIEITPRYAVVQPDNKKLFDPIFIDTEDTKGAENGDKVIVKVTQRPTRRSQAEGTITEVLGKAGNNDVEMHAIMAEFGLPVRFPEEVEREANKIPDKILKKEISKRRDLRDTLTFTIDPVDAKDFDDALSVRYLDEGNMEVGVHIADVSHYVLPGTELEKEAFRRATSVYLVDRTVPMLPEKLSNNLCSLRPNEDKLAFSAIFELSPKGKILKEWFGRTVIHSKKRFSYEEAQGVLDAGEGELYNELNALNELAKIFRNERFKKGAINFDTPEIRFRLDENGKPLGIYQKERHDSNKLIEEFMLLANKRVAEFVYALSKGEPKNTMVYRVHEAPDIDRLQTFATFVSKMGYKLNVDEENQIAKSMNAMLSKVEGRPEQNLIESLAVRTMAKARYSTSDIGHFGLAFERYSHFTSPIRRYPDVMAHRLLQHYLDGGNSVDPELYEESCRHSSERERLAAEAERASIKYKQVEYMSTMDKDEEFDGIITGATDFGIFVEITSTASEGLVRMTDLGDDYYELDKENYRIIGQRTKRIYAFGDAVKVKVKDTNIARRSMDLYLADNMSSKKSGGNYDSRERRPGSSRREERKPSGSSSRHKDAGSKPKSRRKR; this is encoded by the coding sequence ATGAGAAATAAAAAATCAGAAACCAAGAAGAACTCCGAAAAAGCCCAGGGCACTCGGACGCCTCATCATATCATATCATACATCGACAACCTGAAAGCCGAGATTGCGGTGTTTTTTGATCTTAACAGTACACATTCTTTCCGACCGTTTGATGTGCACGACCATTTTGGGGTGGAGGACAAAAAAGTAAGACAGCTCTTTAATGAGATCATCCATGAGCTGGAAGAATCCGGCAGGCTGGTGTATAATAATGATGGCTCGTACTCTGCCGGGCCTAATAAGCCGGCAAACCAGGAATTATCAGGCAGGGTCGACCGGGTTAACAAGTCCTTTGCATTCGTAATTGTTGAAGGCAGGGAAGATGATATTTACATTGATGCCGACCTGCTGGGTGGTGCCTGGGATGGCGATATTGTTACCATCCAGCCTCTTACCAAAAGCGCCCGCGGCTCACGGTCAGGCCGCGATGCCGGTAAAGGTCGTACTGAGGGCCGTGTTACGGGTATTGTAAAGGAAGCCAGCGCGGAAATTGTGGGTGTGATAGAAATAACACCGCGCTACGCAGTTGTCCAGCCGGATAACAAAAAGCTCTTTGACCCTATTTTCATAGATACTGAAGATACAAAAGGTGCTGAAAATGGAGATAAGGTCATTGTAAAAGTAACACAAAGACCTACCCGCAGAAGTCAGGCGGAAGGTACAATTACAGAGGTACTTGGCAAGGCAGGAAACAACGATGTGGAAATGCACGCGATTATGGCGGAGTTTGGCCTGCCGGTGCGCTTTCCCGAAGAAGTGGAGCGTGAAGCCAATAAGATTCCGGACAAAATTCTTAAAAAGGAAATCTCGAAAAGACGGGACCTCCGGGATACGCTTACCTTCACGATTGACCCGGTGGATGCGAAAGACTTTGACGACGCGCTTTCCGTGCGCTATCTGGATGAAGGCAATATGGAAGTAGGCGTTCATATTGCGGATGTGTCGCATTATGTATTGCCGGGTACCGAATTGGAAAAAGAGGCATTCAGGCGGGCTACGTCGGTGTATCTGGTAGACCGGACGGTACCGATGCTGCCTGAGAAACTATCTAACAATTTATGCTCACTGCGTCCGAATGAGGATAAACTGGCATTTTCGGCAATTTTCGAGCTGAGTCCGAAGGGTAAGATTTTGAAAGAATGGTTTGGACGAACTGTAATTCACTCGAAAAAGCGGTTCAGCTACGAAGAGGCGCAGGGGGTACTCGATGCCGGTGAAGGAGAACTCTATAACGAGCTCAATGCATTGAATGAGCTCGCAAAAATTTTCCGGAATGAAAGGTTTAAAAAAGGTGCAATCAACTTTGACACACCTGAAATCCGGTTTCGCCTGGATGAAAATGGCAAGCCGCTGGGTATTTACCAGAAAGAGAGGCACGACTCCAATAAGCTGATCGAGGAGTTTATGCTTCTGGCCAACAAGCGCGTGGCTGAGTTTGTGTACGCACTGTCCAAAGGCGAGCCCAAGAATACCATGGTGTACCGTGTTCACGAGGCTCCGGACATTGACCGGCTGCAAACTTTTGCAACCTTCGTCAGCAAAATGGGCTACAAGCTCAACGTGGACGAAGAAAACCAGATTGCGAAATCAATGAATGCCATGCTCTCCAAGGTGGAGGGCAGGCCCGAACAAAATCTTATCGAGTCGCTGGCGGTCCGGACTATGGCGAAAGCCAGGTATAGTACCTCCGACATCGGGCATTTCGGGCTGGCATTTGAAAGGTACTCGCACTTTACTTCTCCGATCCGCCGCTACCCCGACGTAATGGCACACAGGCTTTTGCAGCATTACCTTGATGGTGGCAACTCAGTTGATCCTGAACTTTACGAAGAATCCTGCCGACACTCTTCTGAGCGCGAGCGGCTTGCTGCCGAAGCAGAGCGGGCTTCCATCAAGTACAAGCAGGTGGAGTATATGAGTACAATGGATAAAGACGAGGAGTTTGACGGCATCATTACCGGCGCTACGGACTTCGGGATATTTGTTGAAATAACGTCCACGGCTTCCGAAGGTCTGGTAAGAATGACAGACCTTGGTGACGACTATTACGAGCTGGACAAGGAAAATTACCGGATCATCGGTCAGCGTACAAAGCGGATTTACGCTTTTGGTGATGCTGTAAAGGTAAAAGTGAAAGACACCAACATTGCACGCCGGAGCATGGACTTGTACCTGGCAGACAATATGTCTTCGAAAAAATCAGGGGGAAACTACGATAGCCGTGAACGTCGTCCGGGAAGTAGCCGGAGGGAAGAGCGGAAACCATCAGGCAGTTCAAGCCGCCACAAAGATGCCGGCAGCAAGCCTAAGTCACGGCGGAAGAGGTAG
- a CDS encoding 3'-5' exonuclease, translating into MSEEFSKKLKNLLFLDIETVAAYPSYDQLPDRMQKLWNKKATGLKKGDDTLSDEALFYERGAIYAEFGKIICIAFGGFYWNEQGEASFKVRSISGDDEVALLLQFKELVEKYRPDQLMLCAHNGKEFDFPFICRRMLIHCIEIPKALQISGKKPWEILHQDTMDLWKFGDYKNYTSLDLLAAVFDIPGSKSEMSGDQVTRVYYEEGDLEKISRYCREDVVVLSQLYLRLHCQSPVPETHILRTA; encoded by the coding sequence ATGTCAGAAGAATTTAGTAAAAAACTGAAGAACCTCCTTTTCCTGGATATTGAAACGGTAGCGGCCTACCCCTCCTACGATCAGCTACCGGACCGGATGCAAAAGCTCTGGAACAAAAAGGCAACCGGGCTGAAAAAAGGTGACGACACGCTTTCAGACGAAGCACTTTTTTATGAGCGGGGTGCTATTTATGCAGAATTTGGTAAAATCATTTGCATTGCCTTCGGTGGTTTTTACTGGAATGAACAAGGAGAAGCCTCTTTCAAAGTACGAAGCATTTCCGGAGATGACGAAGTGGCACTATTGTTGCAATTCAAGGAACTCGTCGAAAAGTACCGGCCTGATCAGCTGATGCTCTGTGCACATAATGGTAAGGAATTTGACTTTCCGTTTATCTGCCGTCGTATGCTGATCCACTGCATTGAAATTCCCAAAGCTTTACAGATTTCCGGCAAAAAGCCGTGGGAAATATTGCACCAGGACACCATGGACCTGTGGAAGTTTGGTGATTATAAAAACTATACATCGCTTGATCTGCTCGCAGCCGTTTTCGATATACCCGGCAGCAAGTCCGAGATGAGCGGCGATCAGGTGACGAGGGTGTATTATGAAGAAGGCGATCTTGAAAAGATCAGCAGGTATTGCAGGGAAGACGTGGTTGTGCTCAGCCAGCTTTACCTCAGGCTGCATTGCCAGAGCCCTGTGCCGGAAACACATATTTTAAGAACAGCATAA
- the lipB gene encoding lipoyl(octanoyl) transferase LipB, giving the protein MNTLINKNVSFRDLGLIDYQDAWTYQEQLFADTLAVKTRNRSLEVADQQVTPNYLLFCQHPHVYTLGKSGKENHLLLTADELVEKQAKFYKINRGGDITYHGPGQLVGYPILDLDNFFTDIHLYMRTLEEAIILTLAEYGLNAGRIPGLTGVWLDFVAQKNPRKICALGVKASRWVTMHGFALNVSTDLSYFGNIVPCGIDDKAVTSMAAELGYAPDMQDVSRKLKQHLAALFRMELN; this is encoded by the coding sequence ATGAATACCCTAATAAATAAGAATGTAAGTTTCCGCGATCTTGGTTTGATAGATTACCAGGATGCGTGGACTTACCAGGAGCAGCTTTTTGCGGACACGCTGGCCGTGAAAACGCGAAACAGAAGCCTTGAAGTTGCCGACCAGCAAGTCACCCCTAATTACCTTTTGTTCTGCCAGCACCCGCATGTATATACGTTAGGTAAAAGCGGGAAAGAAAATCATTTGCTGCTTACAGCGGATGAGCTGGTTGAAAAGCAGGCAAAGTTCTACAAGATCAATCGCGGGGGCGACATTACTTACCACGGTCCCGGACAGCTGGTGGGTTATCCGATCCTGGACCTTGACAACTTTTTTACAGACATTCACCTGTACATGCGGACGCTTGAAGAGGCGATCATTCTCACCCTGGCTGAGTATGGCCTCAATGCAGGCCGCATTCCCGGACTTACGGGCGTTTGGCTTGATTTTGTAGCACAGAAAAATCCCCGGAAAATATGTGCCCTGGGTGTAAAAGCCAGCCGCTGGGTTACCATGCATGGTTTTGCATTGAATGTCAGCACGGACCTCTCGTATTTCGGAAACATTGTTCCGTGCGGGATCGACGACAAAGCGGTGACATCCATGGCAGCTGAGCTGGGCTATGCGCCTGACATGCAGGATGTTTCCAGGAAACTTAAACAACATTTAGCAGCATTGTTCCGAATGGAACTTAATTAA
- a CDS encoding YraN family protein, which translates to MGINNERGSWGERKAEEYLIRKGFAVLEKNYRYKHSEIDLIVTVSDMLIFVEVKTRSGTAFGMPEEFVNAGKAGLVKKAAEYYIYDKDWQQDVRFDIVSVLVLPDGQTEIYHIEDAFC; encoded by the coding sequence ATGGGCATCAACAATGAGCGGGGAAGCTGGGGTGAGCGGAAAGCAGAGGAGTACCTGATCCGCAAGGGATTTGCTGTTCTGGAAAAAAATTACCGGTACAAGCACAGTGAAATTGATCTCATTGTCACGGTTAGTGATATGCTGATTTTTGTGGAAGTAAAAACAAGAAGCGGTACGGCGTTTGGAATGCCTGAAGAATTTGTAAATGCCGGTAAAGCAGGGCTTGTGAAAAAAGCTGCCGAATACTACATCTATGACAAGGACTGGCAGCAGGATGTGCGGTTTGATATTGTGTCCGTGCTGGTGCTGCCCGACGGTCAGACGGAGATATACCATATTGAGGATGCTTTTTGTTGA
- a CDS encoding serpin family protein, which produces MKFFYILLSFPALACMLAGCTNDGPAPSDQVNPVEIPAEISNATTDFAFDFFGQVRQAEAGNPNIFVSPLSLHMALGMLLNGAENETAAQLASTLKADSVSVEKLNDAYKTLISKLPAADSRVILGLANSAWYDKNQISVAQPYQQLLKDRFDAQISGIPFDGNAADKINQWADDKTRGKIKKVINAIDPGQVMFLLNALYFKGDWRYKFDRDKTIDTPFRLENGTTKNVKMMYISNDFAAMPGSRYSAVKLPYGNGQFSMTLIIPRGSVTIGDVLSEITANDWKTLQSTGMYKHKARVGLPRFALNYNVKLNSTLENMGMKRIFTPQAQFGKITTTASLFVDFIKQDTYLGIDEQGTEAAAVTTIGISTTSMGPDGLEYICDRPFGLVISEETSKTILFMGQIKNPESK; this is translated from the coding sequence ATGAAATTTTTCTACATTTTACTCAGCTTCCCGGCATTAGCCTGTATGCTTGCAGGCTGTACAAACGATGGTCCTGCGCCTTCTGACCAGGTAAATCCTGTGGAGATCCCTGCTGAAATCTCCAATGCAACAACAGATTTCGCGTTCGACTTTTTCGGACAAGTAAGACAGGCTGAGGCCGGGAACCCCAACATCTTTGTGTCGCCGCTCAGCCTGCACATGGCATTGGGTATGTTGCTCAACGGAGCTGAAAATGAGACAGCTGCCCAGCTGGCAAGTACCCTTAAGGCTGATAGTGTATCCGTGGAGAAACTCAATGATGCATATAAAACATTAATCAGCAAGCTTCCTGCTGCCGACTCACGCGTAATACTTGGCCTGGCTAACTCCGCCTGGTACGACAAGAACCAGATTTCCGTTGCCCAACCCTATCAGCAGCTCCTGAAAGACCGGTTTGATGCCCAGATATCCGGAATCCCATTTGACGGCAATGCAGCAGATAAAATCAATCAGTGGGCAGATGACAAAACCCGCGGAAAAATCAAGAAAGTAATTAACGCCATTGATCCGGGCCAGGTCATGTTTCTTTTGAATGCATTGTATTTCAAAGGCGACTGGAGGTACAAGTTTGATCGTGACAAAACCATTGACACTCCTTTCAGGCTGGAAAATGGCACGACGAAGAACGTCAAAATGATGTACATCAGTAACGATTTCGCAGCCATGCCGGGCAGCCGCTACAGTGCGGTAAAGCTACCCTATGGAAACGGGCAGTTCAGCATGACACTGATCATTCCTAGAGGCTCCGTGACGATCGGCGATGTACTTTCTGAAATTACGGCCAATGATTGGAAAACACTGCAATCCACCGGAATGTACAAGCACAAAGCCCGTGTAGGCTTACCAAGATTTGCCCTGAACTACAATGTAAAACTGAATAGTACCCTGGAAAATATGGGTATGAAACGCATTTTCACACCACAAGCACAGTTTGGCAAAATTACCACCACCGCATCGCTTTTTGTTGATTTTATAAAACAAGATACTTACCTCGGCATTGATGAGCAGGGTACAGAAGCTGCTGCCGTAACCACTATCGGAATAAGTACTACGTCCATGGGGCCGGATGGGCTCGAATACATTTGCGACCGTCCGTTTGGATTGGTTATCAGTGAAGAGACCTCAAAAACAATCCTTTTTATGGGTCAGATCAAAAATCCTGAAAGTAAGTAA
- a CDS encoding outer membrane beta-barrel protein produces MDPSGINNFEEQWRKAFQEASETPPPALWDKIEAHLDEDEKGSVVPLWWKSAKVWYAAASVAALLVAGSLFYFNAGQKDNDVKIATAKIPAASSDHRSTATSDSVSPVGTPVPGEALIAERKAAMDVSKKEQMAALRVSGKQLASAKVKRENNTNRSGTGLESSVAALPEAGANRTDATITDQAGITADEDNIPVNASGLPENASANASIAMLHPVGYSELDVLIQQRYVFFKPQVQEAAPVQPAKNKEYWAAVGVMPATFNPDLKVKEAPTAFTTQSLSSKKSTSGTSQAGASYALQTQGGVRLSKHWSVELGLSYLKGNSRYEGGGYVLSANNSRSANVLENALADLGPSPNMIGKNDSFVNNGALYIDVAKTVSNNYQYLQLPVQAGFTLRPDKKLSYAVLAGMTANFFLSNELESASGEMITTKASDEVYRTTNWAASTGLRFSYRLSSQWNANLTGSYQKAVSSGFRSNQSLDAHPYLYGVSWGVRYTF; encoded by the coding sequence ATGGACCCGTCCGGAATAAACAATTTTGAGGAGCAGTGGCGAAAGGCATTCCAGGAGGCTTCTGAAACACCACCTCCCGCATTGTGGGACAAGATAGAAGCACACCTGGATGAAGATGAAAAAGGCTCTGTTGTGCCACTTTGGTGGAAATCGGCCAAAGTATGGTATGCTGCGGCCTCAGTTGCCGCTTTGTTGGTAGCAGGAAGCCTTTTTTATTTTAATGCAGGACAAAAAGATAATGATGTAAAAATTGCCACTGCTAAAATTCCTGCCGCTTCTTCGGATCATCGCTCCACAGCGACCAGCGACTCTGTATCTCCTGTTGGCACCCCAGTGCCAGGTGAAGCGCTGATTGCTGAAAGAAAAGCAGCCATGGACGTGAGTAAAAAAGAACAAATGGCTGCGCTGCGTGTTTCCGGCAAACAACTGGCATCTGCAAAAGTTAAGCGTGAAAACAATACAAACAGATCAGGTACTGGCCTGGAAAGCAGCGTAGCAGCTTTGCCGGAAGCAGGTGCTAATCGTACCGATGCTACTATTACGGATCAGGCAGGTATTACTGCGGATGAGGATAACATTCCCGTAAATGCCTCCGGATTGCCGGAAAATGCTTCTGCCAATGCAAGCATTGCCATGCTGCACCCGGTCGGCTACAGTGAGCTGGATGTACTCATTCAGCAGCGTTACGTTTTTTTCAAACCCCAGGTACAGGAAGCAGCACCAGTACAGCCTGCTAAAAACAAGGAATACTGGGCGGCTGTGGGTGTTATGCCGGCAACTTTCAACCCTGACCTTAAAGTAAAAGAAGCTCCGACTGCATTTACTACGCAGTCTTTATCTTCTAAAAAGTCGACCTCGGGTACCAGCCAGGCAGGCGCATCTTATGCGCTGCAGACGCAGGGTGGGGTAAGGTTGTCCAAACACTGGAGCGTCGAGCTCGGATTAAGTTATCTTAAGGGTAATTCCAGATACGAGGGTGGCGGCTATGTACTGAGTGCAAATAACAGCCGATCGGCCAATGTGCTGGAAAATGCATTGGCCGACCTTGGTCCGAGCCCGAACATGATCGGGAAAAATGACAGCTTTGTCAACAATGGTGCATTGTATATTGATGTGGCTAAGACGGTGAGCAACAATTATCAGTACCTTCAGTTACCTGTTCAGGCCGGCTTTACACTACGACCGGATAAAAAGTTAAGCTATGCCGTACTGGCAGGTATGACAGCCAATTTCTTTTTGAGCAATGAACTTGAATCAGCTTCCGGTGAAATGATCACGACCAAAGCCAGCGACGAAGTGTATCGTACCACAAACTGGGCTGCCAGTACAGGCCTCCGGTTCAGCTACAGGTTGTCTTCCCAATGGAATGCTAATCTGACCGGTTCCTATCAGAAGGCCGTTTCCTCAGGTTTCCGCTCCAACCAAAGCCTGGATGCCCATCCCTACCTTTACGGGGTTTCGTGGGGAGTACGTTATACTTTTTAA
- a CDS encoding RNA polymerase sigma factor, with amino-acid sequence MTFDEQELVKGCKQRNRLAQKQLYKLFAGKLFAICLRYTKNRADAEDVLQDAFIKIYENIDSFRADSPLEYWLRSVVVNTALNHLRQQKHLKDLDDVEMHHNGIADKEVTLAGFQMQQLLELIHELPPGCQTIFNLYAIEGYQHNEIAQKLGISEGTSKSQYARARTLLQQKLNKENKFDDGPVRNKQF; translated from the coding sequence ATGACCTTTGATGAACAGGAATTGGTAAAAGGCTGCAAGCAGCGCAACCGGCTTGCCCAAAAACAGCTGTACAAGCTGTTTGCGGGTAAATTGTTTGCGATATGCCTCCGATACACCAAGAACCGGGCTGATGCAGAGGACGTGCTGCAGGATGCATTTATTAAGATATACGAGAACATCGACTCTTTCCGTGCCGATAGCCCTCTGGAATACTGGCTGCGCTCAGTAGTTGTGAATACTGCGCTCAACCACCTCCGGCAGCAGAAGCATCTGAAAGATCTCGATGATGTGGAGATGCACCACAATGGCATTGCAGATAAGGAAGTAACACTGGCCGGATTTCAGATGCAGCAGCTGCTTGAACTCATTCACGAGTTGCCGCCCGGTTGTCAGACGATCTTCAACCTGTATGCCATTGAAGGTTATCAGCACAATGAAATTGCCCAAAAACTGGGTATCTCTGAGGGAACATCCAAGTCGCAGTATGCGCGCGCCAGGACATTACTTCAGCAAAAGTTGAACAAAGAAAATAAATTTGACGATGGACCCGTCCGGAATAAACAATTTTGA
- a CDS encoding muconolactone Delta-isomerase family protein — protein sequence MSQYMVEIQLPAVMSEDFTAKIPAQRKKINEMMEQGRMMSYALSDDYSRLWCVVRAESEFEVMTLVSEFPLIEYMEPKISKLMFNNVVALRLPMFSLN from the coding sequence ATGAGTCAATATATGGTTGAAATACAGCTTCCTGCCGTAATGTCGGAGGATTTTACGGCTAAAATACCTGCGCAGAGAAAGAAAATAAACGAGATGATGGAGCAGGGCAGAATGATGTCCTATGCACTGTCCGATGATTATTCAAGACTTTGGTGTGTGGTACGTGCGGAGAGTGAATTTGAAGTGATGACTTTAGTTTCCGAGTTTCCGCTAATTGAATATATGGAGCCGAAAATATCCAAGCTGATGTTTAACAATGTGGTCGCGCTGCGGCTCCCGATGTTTTCACTGAATTAA